From Myxocyprinus asiaticus isolate MX2 ecotype Aquarium Trade chromosome 10, UBuf_Myxa_2, whole genome shotgun sequence, the proteins below share one genomic window:
- the LOC127447593 gene encoding high affinity cGMP-specific 3',5'-cyclic phosphodiesterase 9A-like, whose amino-acid sequence MATKIIYFTVNGRPEQAEFPIDCPAQDVKDLFRAAAEAGPHDILKLYNTKGSIINISPQLVPNTPQSCYKLEVVAADCNSELLGAELAVALGFDLSSMEKRLQSLEKRILSEAAETPSIVYEMKRQVESFREKLESVEHLSWLGLFKDMSESTHKPSPFYHKRTLRKAQEECEHVREKFIQMSSLEVSEEVRQYLKKPTFDNWQWEDAEFMVLLQVMYTDLEFISTFNIELDVLQQFLYEVYRRYNNIPFHNFKHCFCVTQMMYGLIWLTDLRSKIDSIDLLIMLTSAVCHDLDHTGYNNAYQINARTELALRYNDISPLENHHCAVAFEILEKTESNIFRNLSTEQFKRIREGIIKCILATDMTRHTEILNKFKTILPVFDFSNKDHRDVLMMIMIKVSDISNEARPMDVAEPWLDCLLQEFFNQSDMEKLEGLPVTPFMDRDKVTKPSSQTGFIRFVLFPLFIELANLFPCLEQHIIDPVRKALDYYTEMEKALEREKQNRAQSEKVHKSSTSKEPEAHSEPVGATKPGNL is encoded by the exons ATGGCaactaaaattatttatttcactgTGAATGGAAGACCAGAACAAGCAGAGTTTCCCATTGACTGCCCTGCACAAGATGTTAAAG ACCTTTTCCGAGCAGCAGCAGAGGCGGGACCTCATGACATCTTAAAGCTTTATAATACTAAAGGCAGTATCATTAATATTTCCCCTCAGCTGGTCCCCAACACTCCTCAATCCTGCTATAAACTGGAAGTGGTAGCTGCAGACTGCAACAGTGAGCTACTAG GTGCAGAGCTGGCTGTTGCTCTAGGATTCGACCTTTCCTCTATGGAGAAAAG GTTACAAAGCCTGGAAAAAAGAATTCTCTCTGAAGCAGCAGAGACTCCATCTATTGTATATGAGATGAAGAGACAAGTGGAGTCATTCAGAGAGAAGCTAGAG AGTGTTGAGCACCTGAGCTGGCTGGGACTGTTTAAGGACATGTCTGAAAGCACCCACAAGCCCTCTCCTTTCTACCATAAAAGAACCCTACGCAAGGCCCAAGAAGAGTGCGAGCATGTCAGGGAAAAGTTCATCCAAATGAG TTCTCTAGAAGTTTCTGAAGAGGTAAGACAGTATCTTAAGAAGCCAACGTTTGATAACTG GCAATGGGAGGATGCTGAGTTTATGGTGCTACTTCAGGTGATGTACACGGACCTGGAATTCATCTCCACCTTCAATATTGAGCTAGATGTGCTGCAGCAGTTTCTGTATGAGGTGTACAGACGCTACAATAACATCCCATTTCACAACTTCAAGCACTGCTTCTGTGTCACTCAGATG ATGTATGGGCTGATATGGTTAACAGATCTCAGGAGCAAGATCGACAGTATAGACCTTCTCATCATGCTGACCTCAGCCGTGTGTCACGATCTGGATCACACTGGCTACAACAATGCCTACCAG ATTAATGCACGCACTGAGCTTGCTTTGAGGTACAATGACATCTCCCCATTGGAAAATCACCACTGTGCTGTAGCCTTTGAAATCCTTGAAAAG actgaaagcaacattttccgaAACCTGTCAACAGAGCAATTCAAAAGAATAAGAGAAGGCATAATTAA GTGTATTCTTGCTACTGATATGACCAGACACACTGAGATCCTCAACAAGTTCAAAACCATTCTTCCAGTGTTTGACTTCAGCAACAAGGATCACAGGGATGTG ttgaTGATGATCATGATTAAAGTAAGTGACATCTCCAATGAGGCGCGACCAATGGATGTGGCAGAGCCATGGTTGGATTGTCTGTTGCAGGAGTTCTTTAACCAG AGTGACATGGAGAAGTTGGAGGGTCTCCCTGTCACCCCGTTCATGGATCGAGACAAAGTGACCAAACCCTCTTCTCAGACTGGCTTCATCCGCTTTGTTCTTTTTCCTCTCTTTATCGAACTGGCCAACCTGTTCCCCTGTCTTGAG CAACATATCATTGACCCAGTGCGGAAAGCCCTGGACTATTACACAGAGATGGAAAAGGCTCTGGAAAGGGAGAAACAGAACCGGGCCCAGAGTGAAAAGGTGCACAAGTCCAGTACCTCAAAAGAGCCAGAAGCTCATTCAGAACCTGTTGGGGCAACAAAGCCAGGCAACCTTTAA
- the LOC127446877 gene encoding MKI67 FHA domain-interacting nucleolar phosphoprotein-like has protein sequence MTEGKTSEKPAKNLLALNPKEDAEFQKKVQQVKKRPKTAQSLTPGVIYVGHLPRGLLEPQLRAYFQQFGKVLRLRISMSKKTGGSKGYGFVEFECDEVAKIVAETMDNYLMGERLIKCHVMPPEEVHEKLFDGCQRGFKRPKQPAVARYNKVHAPEDVKKITAKLLSKEAKLRKRLAAKGIDYDFPGFAMQVPAKKAQSQADVSICSEDVTPVCTPSMLERRKSIRIEEDDDDDDEEIIIKAKLIPENSEDVEDMEDDDDGEEENEEEEEQTA, from the exons ATGACCGAGGGCAAAACATCAGAGAAACCGGCAAAAAACCTTCTTGCTCTGAATCCAAAAGAGGATGCAGAGTTTCAGAAGAAGGTGCAGCAAGTGAAGAAACGACCGAAAACG GCACAGTCTCTGACTCCTGGAGTTATATATGTTGGTCATCTTCCTCGAGGATTGTTGGAGCCTCAGTTGAGAGCTTACTTTCAGCAGTTTGGGAAAGTTTTAAGACTGAGAATTTCCATGAGTAAAAAG actggAGGGAGCAAAGGCTACGGATTTGTGGAGTTTGAATGTGATGAGGTGGCAAAGATTGTGGCTGAGACCATGGACAACTACCTTATGGGAGAAAGACTCATAAAGT GTCATGTGATGCCACCTGAGGAGGTCCATGAAAAGCTCTTTGATGGCTGCCAGAGGGGCTTTAAAAGGCCAAAGCAGCCCGCAGTGGCTCGTTATAACAAAGTACATGCACCAGAGGATGTAAAGAAAATTACCGCAAAACTTTTAAGCAAAGAGGCTAAGCTACGCAAAAGACTGGCAGCAAAGGGCATCGACTACGATTTTCCTGGATTT GCAATGCAAGTTCCTGCCAAGAAGGCCCAATCACAAGCAGATGTTTCCATATGTAGCGAG GATGTCACTCCTGTGTGCACCCCATCAATGCTGGAGAGAAGGAAATCCATCAGAATTgaagaggatgatgatgatgacgacgaaGAGATCATCATCAAAGCCAAACTGATCCCAGAAAACAGTGAGGATGTTGAAGACatggaagatgatgatgatggtgaggaagagaatgaggaggaggaggaacaaACGGCTTAA